Proteins from a single region of Vanessa tameamea isolate UH-Manoa-2023 chromosome 23, ilVanTame1 primary haplotype, whole genome shotgun sequence:
- the LOC135193976 gene encoding tektin-4-like, with amino-acid sequence MATNRDPYTCPNICPKEGRHDTERNEQEITTVRQHENIHAAPYVPGMIKPPEPKIYPPGAPPKYLPQPTDSTSGDILGMGPIGPWAAGHIDWTPQAGTTGVRPVVDKYSITRYSTGEWRKNNEYILTPRATDKAKALETQTKKDIENAFTNLDKKLKDSNVKLDKRTKDLAHWKKQTEKALQDITDEINTLDEDRARLKGACRILMMPEAISRECLELRTGRYEPDLVRDDAEQELIKEVAIVGEIRRVFMNTLAKVEVQMVKNKAAKSSIEFDWSDKMISLKVDRKNVSLSPESNLILYHPGVTRWPENATTLEYWQHYCAEVVRNCEEVRQESEQLRGDLMTVITKGSQDMKLQADRTNCALAETVEATEAMCENLEENLKENLKKIADIENLIDYLKESLRKVDEKNKCVMTRLHARNYERTSVENCRDEAQYALIAEAKFIKETTESLHGKMRDAEAIRSELMKYRGALEKDIACKRKSLNIDKDRCARVRAHMPSPEEFAGG; translated from the coding sequence atggCTACAAATAGAGATCCTTATACTTGTCCAAATATTTGCCCTAAAGAAGGTCGACATGACACCGAAAGGAATGAACAAGAAATTACAACGGTACGTCAACATGAAAATATCCATGCGGCACCGTATGTACCTGGAATGATCAAACCACCGGAACCCAAGATTTATCCTCCGGGAGCTCCCCCGAAGTATCTGCCACAGCCTACAGATAGCACCAGTGGTGATATTCTAGGAATGGGTCCCATTGGTCCATGGGCAGCTGGTCACATTGATTGGACGCCGCAAGCAGGAACTACAGGAGTTAGACCAGTGGTTGACAAATACTCGATAACAAGATACTCTACTGGTGAATGGCGTAAAAATAATGAGTACATTCTAACACCTCGTGCAACTGATAAAGCTAAAGCTTTAGAAACCCAAACTAAAAAGGACATTGAAAATGCGTTTACCAATTTAGACAAGAAACTAAAAGATTCTAACGTAAAGTTAGATAAAAGAACTAAAGATTTAGCACATTGGAAAAAACAAACTGAAAAGGCGCTCCAAGATATCACTGATGAGATCAACACATTAGATGAAGATAGAGCGCGATTGAAAGGTGCATGTAGGATCTTAATGATGCCAGAAGCAATATCGAGAGAATGCTTAGAATTGCGCACAGGTCGCTATGAACCAGATCTAGTAAGAGATGATGCTGAACAGGAATTAATCAAAGAAGTAGCAATTGTTGGTGAAATAAGAAGGGTTTTTATGAATACTTTAGCAAAGGTTGAAGTAcaaatggtaaaaaataaagcaGCTAAGTCATCTATTGAATTTGATTGGAGCGATAAAATGATCAGTTTAAAAGTAGATAGAAAAAATGTATCTCTTTCTCCtgaatctaatttaatattgtaccaTCCTGGTGTGACCAGATGGCCTGAAAATGCTACTACATTAGAATATTGGCAACACTATTGTGCAGAGGTTGTAAGAAATTGCGAAGAGGTAAGACAAGAATCTGAACAATTGCGAGGTGATCTTATGACAGTCATTACTAAAGGAAGTCAGGATATGAAACTACAGGCCGACAGGACTAATTGTGCATTGGCAGAAACAGTTGAAGCTACTGAAGCAATGTGTGAAAACTTAGAAGAGAATTTAAAGGAAAACCTCAAAAAAATTGCCGACATAGAAAACCTTATTGATTATCTAAAGGAATCTTTGCGGAAAGTAgatgaaaaaaacaaatgtgtTATGACAAGGTTACATGCTAGAAATTACGAACGAACGAGTGTCGAAAATTGTAGGGATGAGGCTCAATACGCTTTAATTGCAGAAGCTAAGTTCATTAAAGAGACAACAGAATCACTGCACGGTAAAATGAGAGATGCAGAAGCCATACGATCAGAATTAATGAAGTACCGCGGTGCATTGGAAAAGGACATTGCGTGCAAACGTAAAAGCCTAAATATTGACAAGGATAGATGTGCTAGGGTTCGTGCGCATATGCCGTCTCCTGAGGAGTTTGCTGGCGGTTAA
- the LOC113397684 gene encoding tektin-4, with amino-acid sequence MTSFPEDDRCPKVCTDIGAFKKADKSPEKALEEVKELEEQKPKEPEIVESHGPDETEPSSRPVMPTEEHLPNLKPGPDGKVDWTPLAKMTGTRPAVNKYSISRYSLSEWRKHNENVLDPEIITESNIVEYNAKTSMMQAFGNIDKQQSENFKRLRQKAKDIFRWKVEVERACKAITEEVEFLEIERQRLKGASRVLMLPESISKECLELRSNRFQPDLVSDLAEQELIKEMNLVSEVRSTLKNTLDKIEEQMAINKAAKHRIEYDWCDKAMAYNTESINLSLSTKSNTILFKPGSTRFGEYTAPLEYWEYFCRETVQNCEAARQKSADLRGSLNAILVNGGRKLRNQADRTDMALAETVAITQELSTKLEETLRDTLQRIADMELLISNLQDSVRKMDAAMKLAQTRLDNRNNWRPHGESVRDQPHLGLIEEVKKIHETVTSLLGQLKNAERVRQELLEKRIVLERDIASKRKTLNIDRDRCGMVRSHYPSASELAGY; translated from the coding sequence ATGACTTCTTTTCCCGAAGACGATAGATGTCCAAAAGTATGCACAGATATCGGAGCCTTTAAAAAAGCCGATAAAAGCCCAGAGAAAGCTTTAGAAGAAGTCAAAGAATTAGAAGAACAAAAACCTAAAGAGCCTGAAATTGTTGAAAGTCATGGACCTGACGAAACAGAACCAAGTTCACGCCCTGTCATGCCAACTGAAGAACATCTTCCTAACCTCAAACCCGGTCCCGATGGAAAGGTTGATTGGACGCCGCTTGCCAAGATGACAGGCACAAGACCAGCAGTTAATAAGTACAGTATAAGCCGATATTCTCTAAGTGAATGGAGAAAACATAATGAAAATGTGCTTGATCCTGAAATTATAACCGAATCAAATATCGTAGAATACAACGCTAAAACATCTATGATGCAAGCGTTTGGTAATATCGATAAGCAACAAAGCGAAAACTTTAAACGACTAAGACAAAAAGCAAAAGACATATTTAGATGGAAGGTTGAAGTTGAACGAGCGTGCAAAGCGATTACGGAAGAAGTAGAGTTCCTTGAAATAGAGCGACAACGCTTAAAAGGTGCTTCGAGAGTACTGATGTTACCGGAATCTATATCTAAAGAATGTTTAGAACTTCGCTCTAATCGATTTCAACCAGATTTGGTATCAGATTTAGCAGAACAAGAGCTAATAAAAGAAATGAACTTAGTGAGTGAAGTTCGGTCAACATTGAAAAATACACTTGATAAAATTGAAGAGCAAATGGCTATAAACAAGGCAGCAAAACATAGAATAGAATATGATTGGTGTGATAAAGCCATGGCTTACAACACCGAAAGTATAAACTTAAGTCTTAGCACAAAATCAAATACCATTTTGTTCAAACCAGGGTCAACTCGCTTTGGCGAATATACAGCGCCATTGGAATATTGGGAATATTTTTGTAGAGAGACTGTTCAAAATTGTGAAGCAGCTCGACAGAAGTCAGCTGACTTACGTGGAAGTCTCAATGCTATTTTAGTTAACGGTGGTCGAAAACTTAGAAATCAAGCCGATAGAACTGATATGGCATTAGCAGAAACGGTAGCAATAACTCAGGAACTTTCCACAAAATTAGAAGAGACACTACGAGATACTCTTCAAAGAATTGCAGATATGGAACTGTTAATAAGTAACTTACAGGATTCTGTTAGAAAAATGGATGCAGCGATGAAATTAGCTCAAACTAGGCTTGACAATAGGAATAATTGGAGGCCTCACGGTGAAAGTGTTAGAGATCAGCCTCATTTGGGTTTGATTGAGGAAGTGAAAAAGATTCATGAAACCGTAACATCTTTGCTCGGTCAGCTGAAAAATGCAGAGAGAGTGAGGCAGGAACTTTTAGAAAAGAGAATAGTTTTGGAAAGAGACATTGCATCGAAAAGGAAGACTTTAAACATCGATCGTGATAGATGTGGCATGGTGCGTTCTCATTACCCCTCTGCGTCAGAACTAGCTGGATATTAA